The Desmonostoc muscorum LEGE 12446 genome includes a region encoding these proteins:
- a CDS encoding photosystem II assembly protein, which yields MNNLIANWWRSQQFKSALRNGNTQRAVQLLQEIQKSGARFSWLERLFRDKLQLESYSKEDKREIANLSKKITDSPKVTNNFLTPDEEFIKFISKNFHLVQHDKYKLQATGIVQRIFDDFESRLVEYLQEELSKIPDQQLARKLEDAFDDINNLKIGQDPDYRFSLTPHVYLMKYFLENVYCVYLAWFLIYQDGLLPTKINILDIAAGPGTVAYGLALLLQSSGDFFPISQMHISYYSLEKQDAFQFRGLQFWRRYIESLINPVNAYFRFVTTDFLTWKDQYNKLPKNFFDFIVISHCFFTDTAKRNQANNIYRQIFNTSLKNQGYVLLIVQDKKLFKAYNAYQIEDQNQENQVVNKLIKELGLELVWYKYLTSTGLRTPLGGKDFGNFAQERLPKQLHMNLILQQYFDQKYQSCYTLDDYVILAKK from the coding sequence ATGAATAATTTGATCGCCAATTGGTGGCGAAGTCAGCAGTTTAAATCAGCCCTAAGGAATGGAAATACTCAACGTGCAGTACAACTCTTGCAAGAAATTCAAAAATCAGGTGCAAGATTCTCATGGCTGGAAAGATTATTTAGAGACAAATTACAACTGGAAAGTTATTCTAAAGAAGATAAACGAGAAATTGCCAATTTAAGCAAAAAAATCACAGATTCACCGAAAGTAACTAATAATTTCTTAACTCCAGACGAAGAATTTATTAAATTCATTTCCAAAAATTTTCATTTAGTTCAACACGATAAATATAAACTCCAAGCTACTGGAATTGTTCAACGTATATTTGATGATTTTGAATCCAGGCTAGTTGAATATCTCCAAGAAGAATTGAGTAAGATTCCGGATCAACAGCTAGCTAGAAAGCTAGAAGATGCTTTTGATGATATTAATAACTTAAAAATTGGACAAGACCCAGATTACCGTTTTAGTTTGACACCTCATGTCTACTTGATGAAATATTTTTTAGAAAATGTATATTGTGTATATTTAGCCTGGTTTCTCATTTACCAGGATGGTTTATTACCCACTAAGATTAATATTCTTGATATTGCAGCAGGTCCAGGAACAGTTGCTTATGGTCTAGCTTTGCTTCTCCAAAGTAGTGGTGACTTTTTTCCTATTTCCCAGATGCACATATCCTACTACTCTTTAGAAAAGCAAGATGCCTTTCAGTTCCGAGGACTTCAGTTTTGGAGACGATATATAGAATCGCTGATAAATCCTGTAAATGCTTACTTTCGCTTTGTGACTACTGACTTCTTGACTTGGAAGGATCAATATAACAAATTACCCAAAAACTTTTTCGATTTTATAGTAATTTCTCACTGTTTTTTTACAGATACAGCTAAAAGAAATCAAGCAAATAATATCTACAGACAAATATTTAACACTAGTTTAAAAAATCAAGGCTATGTTTTGCTAATCGTTCAGGACAAAAAGTTATTCAAAGCCTACAATGCCTATCAAATAGAAGACCAAAATCAAGAAAATCAGGTGGTGAACAAATTAATTAAGGAGCTTGGCTTAGAGTTAGTTTGGTACAAATATTTAACCTCTACAGGTTTAAGAACACCTTTAGGTGGTAAGGATTTTGGTAATTTTGCCCAAGAAAGATTACCAAAGCAATTACATATGAATCTGATACTACAGCAATATTTCGATCAGAAGTATCAGTCATGCTATACATTAGACGATTATGTAATCTTGGCGAAAAAATAA
- a CDS encoding SPL family radical SAM protein → MAQPKYEGYCECTPTKLVREKFGDANVYFQNAKTLLTKATGFIAAYDFTLNPYRGCQYGCSYCYAAAFSPNTKMRLDWGKWVIVKENAAEILAKELDSWYKKNPHQPPIIYMSSVTDPYQPLESKHQLTRRLLEVMLDYRPTLVIQTRSPILVRDIDYLQRFQRLRINMSIPTGSESVRKDFEPRSPSIKSRLNALIKIKQSIDYFKGFIPKISITITPLLPTFPTDEASFIDKLAIADRVVIQDFHPSHHRSLVASTRQEAEEIKQKYAWWYDRQQLSYIKFKEKLVSQLPNIEIKEGKEGFGYE, encoded by the coding sequence ATGGCACAACCAAAATATGAAGGTTATTGCGAATGCACTCCTACCAAATTAGTCAGAGAAAAGTTTGGAGATGCCAATGTTTATTTCCAAAATGCCAAAACACTGCTAACGAAAGCTACTGGTTTTATCGCTGCTTATGATTTTACCCTGAATCCTTATCGCGGTTGTCAATACGGCTGTAGTTATTGCTATGCTGCGGCGTTTAGCCCTAATACTAAAATGCGCCTTGACTGGGGTAAATGGGTAATTGTTAAGGAAAATGCAGCTGAAATTTTAGCTAAAGAGTTAGATAGTTGGTACAAGAAAAATCCTCACCAGCCTCCTATAATTTACATGAGTAGCGTTACAGATCCTTATCAACCGCTGGAGTCAAAACATCAACTGACTCGTAGGTTGCTAGAAGTAATGCTTGATTATCGTCCGACATTAGTGATTCAAACTCGCAGCCCAATTCTTGTCAGAGATATTGATTATTTACAAAGATTTCAGCGCTTGCGAATTAATATGAGCATTCCCACTGGTAGCGAATCAGTGAGAAAGGATTTTGAACCGCGATCGCCTAGTATTAAATCTCGATTAAATGCCCTGATAAAAATTAAACAAAGTATTGATTACTTCAAAGGTTTTATTCCCAAAATTTCTATAACTATTACGCCTTTACTGCCTACTTTCCCAACTGATGAAGCTAGTTTCATTGACAAACTAGCTATTGCCGATAGAGTTGTAATTCAAGATTTTCACCCCAGTCATCACCGTTCACTTGTAGCCTCAACCCGCCAAGAGGCTGAGGAAATTAAGCAAAAATATGCTTGGTGGTACGATCGCCAGCAATTAAGCTACATAAAATTTAAGGAAAAGTTAGTTTCTCAGCTTCCTAACATAGAAATTAAAGAAGGTAAAGAAGGATTTGGTTATGAATAA
- a CDS encoding type II toxin-antitoxin system HicB family antitoxin — protein sequence MERLLNIHIEKLPEGVYLATSDELQGLVAQGRTVAETLEIARDVARKLLEAQSEDQQLHYLQPIAEQFNYPLVIGQ from the coding sequence ATGGAAAGATTGCTAAACATCCACATTGAGAAATTACCTGAAGGCGTTTATTTAGCAACATCTGATGAGCTTCAAGGTTTAGTAGCTCAAGGACGGACTGTTGCTGAAACTTTAGAAATTGCCCGTGATGTAGCACGTAAGTTATTAGAAGCACAATCTGAAGATCAACAACTACATTATTTGCAACCAATAGCTGAACAATTTAACTATCCTTTAGTTATAGGTCAGTAG
- a CDS encoding type II toxin-antitoxin system HicA family toxin: MKILKTFGFVFHRQAAGSHEIWFNAETNRYTTIPNHSGDMPEGTLHAILKQAGIEPEDFLN, from the coding sequence ATCAAAATATTAAAAACCTTTGGTTTTGTTTTTCATCGTCAAGCCGCAGGGAGTCATGAAATCTGGTTTAATGCTGAAACTAATCGTTATACTACTATTCCCAATCATTCTGGTGATATGCCAGAGGGAACATTACACGCTATTTTAAAGCAAGCTGGTATTGAACCTGAAGATTTTCTTAATTGA
- a CDS encoding ParA family protein: MQESWQVLLKQEITNQYVHNSKEWVDLNISTSGLLNLTIVSDRFINLSIPQRKEQISNLFKSQVPHLSAGFISLYTLQEADSLNLSAPQAFNTASVQTWQDLAIQAANPQNQLTTPQREPSLPRTVTFYSFKGGVGRTTALTHVAWILAMRGRKVVAVDLDLEAPGLSTAFDLKPQPKYGIVDYFYERSYLPEGIEPNISIAEIFGEVRIPNATGRLFVVPAGFLNLDYVSKVDDLHATTVIDGDQSLWSVFKREIYEQLKPDILLIDSRTGINQWGALSLIEAADEAIIFLFPNEQNKQGIELLLQSLKSLKNLSMNFVFSPVPDVTKIGLAKVTQICKSLFKRIEIVNNEKSHNEEDIDNYQSKIEEPLVVPYIQVIALADNYPVPALLDYYNKIANLIDEETDELQRQNVLANSEKRWTIIESLQFPEVNAADTEHLGLIFQRTTDFEKFLDDTTCLIRGRKGTGKTALYSLFLKHKSVGQKLAHGRLDNTVFLSAHGRFKESRPSRDEFQVIHRDLQQKDGTWESFWRAYLLLRCHQEKLFKFPRNHKFSGLKEIINKLPKEGWQYESTQALLQLSTDSHLRLIVKDVINIINQEAQNKSQKLWFLYDDLDEDFRQAGEVRQQAITGLFQLIQSCDANRLTAIRFKVFLREDIWNRLIFDNKSHFNGRDILLQWTRVDFLRLALRQVIQSQDFKNLVDKFSPIAVESIDQASEEVIDKALELLWGSRRRTGDKAKYVSRWVYERLTDSSGTTFPRSLSILLEGAKEQELSYKGKSSIQPPTDRLLRSKSLEFGLKKASEKRCDEIREEYPDLANFFESLKYKSAFLTQDELDSIWQESAHDIADFEEFASFLSEIGIIEWREKDQRYKFADIYVYGFEMIRQGAV; encoded by the coding sequence ATGCAGGAAAGTTGGCAGGTTTTGCTAAAACAGGAAATTACAAACCAGTATGTGCATAATTCAAAAGAATGGGTTGATTTAAATATTTCTACATCAGGTTTATTGAATTTGACTATTGTCAGCGATCGCTTTATTAATTTATCTATTCCTCAACGCAAAGAACAAATTTCTAACTTATTTAAATCACAAGTTCCTCATTTATCTGCTGGGTTTATTTCCTTATATACGCTTCAAGAAGCAGATTCACTAAATCTTTCAGCACCGCAGGCTTTTAATACAGCTTCAGTACAAACGTGGCAAGATTTAGCAATTCAAGCAGCTAATCCGCAAAATCAATTAACTACACCCCAGCGCGAACCTAGTTTACCCAGGACAGTGACATTTTATTCCTTTAAAGGAGGAGTAGGACGTACTACAGCATTAACTCATGTTGCTTGGATTTTAGCAATGCGGGGACGTAAAGTTGTAGCTGTTGATTTAGATTTAGAAGCACCGGGTTTGAGTACAGCATTCGACCTCAAACCACAACCAAAATATGGAATTGTTGACTATTTTTATGAGCGTTCCTACTTACCAGAAGGAATAGAGCCAAATATTTCAATTGCAGAAATATTTGGTGAAGTGAGAATACCTAACGCTACAGGGAGATTATTTGTTGTTCCTGCTGGTTTTCTTAATCTTGATTATGTTTCTAAGGTTGATGATCTCCATGCTACTACTGTTATTGATGGAGATCAAAGTCTTTGGTCTGTTTTTAAGCGTGAAATTTACGAACAATTAAAACCAGATATTCTCTTAATTGATTCCAGAACTGGAATTAATCAATGGGGAGCTTTATCATTAATCGAAGCTGCTGACGAAGCAATTATTTTCCTTTTCCCTAATGAACAAAATAAACAGGGTATAGAACTACTTTTACAATCGCTTAAAAGCCTGAAAAATTTATCAATGAATTTTGTTTTTTCTCCTGTACCTGATGTTACTAAAATAGGCTTAGCTAAAGTAACACAAATTTGTAAATCTTTGTTTAAAAGGATAGAAATAGTAAACAATGAAAAATCCCATAATGAGGAAGATATAGATAATTATCAATCAAAAATAGAAGAACCTTTAGTAGTTCCTTACATACAGGTAATTGCTTTGGCTGACAACTATCCTGTCCCCGCTTTACTAGATTACTATAATAAAATTGCCAATTTGATTGATGAAGAAACTGATGAACTCCAACGCCAAAATGTCTTAGCTAACTCAGAAAAACGCTGGACTATTATTGAAAGCCTGCAATTTCCTGAAGTAAATGCTGCTGATACAGAACATTTGGGTCTAATATTTCAGCGTACAACTGATTTTGAAAAATTCTTAGATGATACTACCTGTTTGATAAGAGGACGAAAAGGAACAGGTAAAACTGCTCTGTATTCGCTTTTTCTAAAACACAAAAGCGTTGGCCAAAAACTTGCTCATGGCCGATTGGATAATACTGTATTTTTGTCAGCACATGGTAGATTTAAGGAAAGCCGTCCCTCTCGTGATGAATTCCAAGTCATCCATCGAGATTTGCAGCAAAAGGATGGAACATGGGAATCTTTTTGGAGAGCTTATTTACTGCTGAGATGTCATCAAGAAAAATTATTTAAATTCCCTAGAAATCATAAATTTAGCGGATTGAAAGAAATTATTAATAAGTTACCTAAAGAAGGATGGCAGTATGAATCTACCCAAGCTTTGCTACAATTATCTACTGATTCTCATTTGCGACTTATCGTCAAAGATGTCATAAATATAATTAATCAAGAAGCCCAAAATAAATCTCAAAAACTGTGGTTTCTTTACGATGATTTAGATGAAGATTTTCGTCAAGCAGGAGAAGTAAGACAGCAAGCAATCACCGGCTTATTTCAATTGATTCAGTCTTGTGATGCCAACAGATTAACAGCAATTAGATTTAAAGTTTTCTTAAGAGAAGATATATGGAATCGCTTAATTTTCGACAACAAAAGTCATTTCAATGGACGCGATATTCTTTTACAGTGGACTAGGGTAGATTTTTTACGATTAGCACTGCGCCAAGTAATACAATCTCAAGATTTCAAGAACTTGGTTGATAAATTTTCTCCTATTGCTGTTGAAAGTATTGATCAAGCTAGTGAAGAAGTGATTGATAAAGCTTTAGAATTACTTTGGGGAAGTCGTCGCAGAACAGGAGACAAAGCTAAATATGTATCTCGATGGGTTTATGAACGATTAACAGACTCAAGTGGCACTACTTTTCCTCGGAGTTTAAGTATATTATTAGAAGGAGCAAAAGAGCAAGAATTAAGCTATAAAGGGAAATCATCAATCCAACCACCTACTGACCGTTTACTGCGAAGTAAATCTTTAGAATTCGGGTTGAAGAAAGCATCAGAAAAACGCTGTGATGAAATCCGAGAGGAATATCCTGATTTGGCTAATTTTTTTGAATCTCTCAAGTATAAATCAGCTTTTTTAACTCAAGATGAATTAGATAGTATATGGCAAGAGTCTGCACATGATATAGCAGATTTTGAAGAATTTGCTTCTTTTTTAAGTGAAATTGGCATTATTGAATGGCGCGAAAAAGACCAACGCTATAAATTTGCCGATATCTATGTATATGGTTTTGAGATGATACGTCAAGGTGCAGTATAA
- the groL gene encoding chaperonin GroEL (60 kDa chaperone family; promotes refolding of misfolded polypeptides especially under stressful conditions; forms two stacked rings of heptamers to form a barrel-shaped 14mer; ends can be capped by GroES; misfolded proteins enter the barrel where they are refolded when GroES binds) codes for MAKRIIYNENARRALERGIDILAEAVAVTLGPKGRNVVLEKKFGAPQIVNDGVTIAKEIELEDHIENTGVALIRQAASKTNDAAGDGTTTATVLAHAIVKEGLRNVAAGANAILLKRGIDKATSFLVEKIAEHARPVEDSKAIAQVGAISAGNDEEVGQMIAQAMDKVGKEGVISLEEGKSMVTELEITEGMRFDKGYISPYFATDAERMEAVFDEPFLLLTDKKIALVQDLVPVLEQVARAGRPLVIIAEDIEKEALATLVVNRLRGVLNVAAVKAPGFGDRRKALLEDIAVLTGGQLVTEDAGLKLDNTKLDSLGKARRITITKDSTTIVAEGNEVAVKARVEQIRRQIEETESSYDKEKLQERLAKLSGGVAVVKVGAATETEMKDKKLRLEDAINATKAAVEEGIVPGGGTTLAHLAPELETWANSNLTGEELIGALIVVRALPAPLKRIAENAGQNGAVIAERVKEKEFNVGYNAATNEFVDLLAAGIVDPAKVTRSALQNAASIAGMVLTTECIIVDKPEPKDGAPAAGAGAGGDFDY; via the coding sequence ATGGCAAAGCGCATTATCTACAACGAAAACGCCCGTCGCGCCCTGGAGCGAGGCATTGACATCCTGGCTGAGGCTGTAGCTGTTACCCTTGGTCCCAAAGGTCGTAACGTAGTCCTAGAAAAGAAATTTGGCGCACCGCAAATCGTTAATGACGGTGTAACCATCGCTAAAGAAATCGAATTAGAAGACCACATTGAAAACACTGGTGTAGCTCTGATTCGTCAAGCTGCTTCTAAGACCAACGATGCTGCGGGCGATGGCACCACCACTGCCACCGTTTTAGCTCATGCGATCGTCAAAGAAGGCTTGCGGAACGTTGCAGCTGGTGCTAACGCGATTTTGTTGAAGCGTGGTATTGACAAAGCTACCAGCTTCCTCGTAGAGAAAATTGCTGAACATGCCCGTCCGGTGGAAGATTCCAAAGCTATTGCCCAAGTTGGTGCAATCTCGGCTGGTAATGACGAAGAAGTTGGTCAGATGATTGCCCAAGCTATGGATAAGGTGGGCAAGGAAGGCGTAATTTCCCTAGAAGAAGGGAAATCTATGGTCACCGAGTTGGAAATCACTGAAGGGATGCGCTTTGACAAAGGCTACATCTCTCCTTATTTTGCCACCGACGCTGAGCGGATGGAAGCGGTTTTCGATGAGCCTTTCCTCCTGCTAACTGATAAGAAAATTGCTTTAGTGCAAGACCTCGTACCAGTGTTAGAGCAAGTAGCTCGTGCTGGTCGTCCTTTGGTGATTATCGCCGAAGATATCGAAAAAGAAGCTTTAGCAACCTTAGTAGTCAACCGTTTGCGCGGTGTACTCAACGTTGCTGCTGTCAAGGCTCCTGGTTTTGGCGATCGCCGCAAAGCTTTGCTAGAAGATATCGCCGTTTTGACTGGCGGTCAATTAGTCACCGAAGATGCTGGTTTGAAGCTAGATAACACCAAGCTGGATAGCCTGGGTAAAGCTCGCCGCATCACCATTACTAAGGACAGCACCACAATTGTTGCCGAAGGTAACGAAGTTGCTGTTAAGGCTCGTGTCGAACAAATTCGTCGTCAAATCGAAGAAACTGAATCTTCCTACGACAAAGAAAAACTGCAAGAGCGTCTTGCTAAACTTTCTGGCGGTGTCGCCGTGGTGAAAGTGGGTGCAGCCACCGAAACCGAAATGAAAGACAAGAAGCTGCGCCTAGAAGACGCCATCAACGCTACTAAAGCTGCTGTGGAAGAAGGTATTGTTCCTGGCGGTGGTACAACCCTAGCTCACCTAGCTCCGGAATTAGAAACCTGGGCGAACAGCAACCTCACAGGTGAAGAGTTGATTGGTGCGTTGATTGTCGTTCGTGCTTTACCTGCGCCTCTGAAGCGGATTGCTGAAAACGCCGGTCAAAATGGTGCTGTGATCGCTGAACGTGTGAAAGAGAAAGAATTCAACGTTGGCTACAACGCTGCAACAAACGAATTCGTCGATTTGTTAGCTGCTGGTATTGTTGACCCTGCGAAAGTGACTCGTTCTGCTCTGCAAAACGCTGCTTCGATCGCTGGTATGGTGTTGACAACCGAATGTATTATAGTTGACAAGCCTGAACCTAAAGACGGCGCTCCTGCTGCTGGTGCTGGTGCTGGTGGCGACTTCGATTATTAA
- the groES gene encoding co-chaperone GroES, which translates to MAAISLTVSTVKPLGDRVFVKVSASEEKTAGGLYLPDTAKEKPQVGEVVSLGPGKRNDDGSRQELEIKVGDKVLYSKYAGTDIKLGTEEYVLLSEKDILAVVI; encoded by the coding sequence ATGGCAGCAATATCTTTAACCGTTTCTACAGTAAAACCTTTGGGCGATCGCGTTTTCGTGAAAGTGAGCGCCTCTGAGGAAAAGACCGCAGGTGGTCTGTATTTGCCCGACACCGCTAAGGAAAAGCCCCAGGTAGGAGAAGTAGTCTCCCTCGGTCCTGGCAAGCGTAATGACGACGGTAGCCGTCAAGAGTTGGAAATTAAAGTTGGTGATAAGGTGCTGTACTCTAAGTACGCTGGTACTGACATCAAACTAGGCACCGAAGAATATGTACTGCTTTCTGAAAAAGATATTTTAGCAGTCGTTATCTAG
- a CDS encoding (2Fe-2S) ferredoxin domain-containing protein → MSKNKVIQKSHQIPKTTKSLEHKALSNCVESLGLAKIQRHIFICADQTTPNCCSKRASLESWEYLKKRLKELKLDKPQASHPICVFRTKANCLQVCCSGPIMVVYPDGIWYRQANPEVIERIIQEHLIGNKVVEEYAFLTHPLPETSLVSCEHLIEA, encoded by the coding sequence ATGAGTAAGAATAAGGTGATCCAGAAAAGCCATCAAATCCCCAAAACCACCAAGTCTCTTGAACATAAAGCCCTGAGTAATTGTGTAGAAAGTTTAGGATTGGCAAAAATTCAGCGACATATTTTTATTTGTGCTGACCAAACAACTCCTAACTGCTGCTCAAAACGAGCTAGTCTGGAATCTTGGGAGTACTTAAAAAAGCGACTTAAAGAGTTAAAACTCGACAAGCCGCAAGCAAGTCATCCCATTTGCGTCTTTAGAACTAAAGCCAATTGCTTGCAGGTTTGTTGTTCTGGACCCATAATGGTGGTCTACCCTGATGGGATCTGGTATCGCCAAGCAAACCCAGAAGTTATTGAGCGGATCATCCAAGAACACTTAATAGGCAATAAGGTGGTAGAAGAATATGCATTTTTAACCCATCCTTTGCCAGAAACTTCCCTGGTTTCTTGTGAACACCTCATAGAGGCTTAA
- a CDS encoding response regulator transcription factor, producing the protein MDRSATSATAMKEPSMKDHKRLLLIDDDPNLILLVKDYLEFRGYEVITAENGREALEILEQDVPDMIICDVMMPEMDGYTFVEQVRQNERTSWIPVLFLSAKGQSADRVKGLNKGADVYMVKPFEPEELVAQVESSLKQTIRWKEHQAKGGENGSRIQVPFDVQLTPTELKVVQFVARGLANREIAEELNVSQRTVESHVSNMLGKTNLHNRTELARWAIENQMA; encoded by the coding sequence ATGGACCGAAGCGCGACAAGTGCCACTGCTATGAAAGAGCCCAGCATGAAAGATCACAAACGACTTCTATTGATTGATGATGACCCTAACCTCATCTTGCTGGTGAAGGATTACTTAGAATTCCGGGGATATGAAGTCATCACCGCCGAAAATGGACGTGAAGCTCTGGAAATTTTAGAGCAAGATGTTCCAGACATGATCATCTGCGATGTGATGATGCCGGAAATGGACGGATATACTTTTGTGGAACAAGTCCGGCAAAACGAACGCACCAGCTGGATTCCAGTTCTTTTCCTTTCAGCTAAAGGACAAAGTGCAGACCGAGTTAAAGGTCTGAACAAAGGTGCTGATGTTTATATGGTCAAGCCTTTTGAACCAGAAGAACTCGTAGCCCAAGTTGAGTCCTCACTGAAACAAACTATCCGTTGGAAAGAACACCAAGCAAAAGGAGGCGAAAACGGTTCCCGCATCCAAGTTCCCTTTGATGTGCAGTTAACCCCAACCGAACTGAAAGTAGTTCAGTTTGTAGCTAGGGGTTTAGCTAACCGCGAAATCGCTGAAGAACTTAACGTTAGTCAGCGTACAGTTGAAAGCCATGTGTCCAATATGTTGGGCAAAACCAATCTCCACAACCGCACTGAACTGGCGCGGTGGGCGATTGAAAATCAAATGGCATAG
- a CDS encoding NIL domain-containing protein has product MAIPDKQVKSNTDILDNRRTQTRIQVRIPKDLHEEPVISRLVSHYGVTILIAAAELSANAPEYSCFDLELRGTTSQIESALTYLDELDLEVLRQSNPEEDGW; this is encoded by the coding sequence ATGGCAATTCCAGATAAACAGGTGAAATCTAATACTGATATTTTAGATAATAGACGCACCCAAACTCGCATCCAAGTTCGCATTCCTAAAGATCTGCATGAGGAACCAGTCATTTCACGACTGGTTTCTCACTACGGTGTCACAATTCTTATTGCTGCTGCTGAGTTAAGCGCAAACGCACCAGAATATAGTTGTTTCGACTTGGAACTACGAGGAACAACTTCCCAGATTGAAAGCGCTTTGACCTACTTAGATGAACTGGATTTAGAAGTTTTGCGTCAATCCAATCCTGAAGAAGATGGTTGGTAA
- the asnS gene encoding asparagine--tRNA ligase, with protein sequence MVNRRIAEILRSGQPDESLQVQGWVRTKRESKGFAFIEVNDGSSLANLQVVINQDLPDYEPILKKLNTGAAVEVRGVLVASLGKGQRIELKAESITVHGEADPDTYPLQKKRHSFEFLRTIGHLRSRTNSFGAVFRVRNACSAAIHQFFQERGFLWVHTPIITASDCEGAGELFSVTSLDLKNIPRTENQAIDYSQDFFAKPTYLTVSGQLEAEIMAMAFSNVYTFGPTFRAENSNTSRHLAEFWMVEPEMAFCDLEGDMDLAEAFLKHIFKYVLETCPEDMEFFNERIDNTVLATAENIINNEFQRLTYTEAIALLEKADVKFEYPVSWGLDLQSEHERYLAEQKFKKPVIVTDYPAKIKAFYMRLNDDEKTVRAMDILAPKIGEIIGGSQREERLEVLERRVLAQGLNPEELWWYLDLRRYGTVPHAGFGLGFERLVQFITGMANIRDVIPFPRTPQSAEF encoded by the coding sequence ATGGTAAATCGACGGATTGCAGAAATATTGCGGAGTGGTCAACCTGATGAGTCTCTCCAAGTTCAAGGCTGGGTGAGAACAAAACGTGAGTCCAAAGGATTTGCTTTTATTGAAGTTAATGACGGCTCATCGCTAGCTAATTTGCAAGTCGTCATCAATCAGGATTTGCCAGATTACGAACCTATCTTGAAAAAGCTGAATACAGGTGCTGCTGTTGAGGTGCGTGGGGTGTTAGTGGCTTCCTTAGGAAAAGGACAGCGGATTGAGTTGAAAGCAGAATCCATAACAGTCCACGGAGAAGCTGATCCCGATACATATCCCCTGCAAAAGAAGCGTCATTCCTTTGAGTTTCTGCGAACCATTGGACATTTGCGATCGCGGACTAATTCTTTTGGTGCGGTTTTTCGGGTGAGAAATGCTTGTTCGGCTGCAATTCACCAATTCTTCCAAGAAAGAGGCTTTTTGTGGGTACACACACCCATCATCACTGCTAGCGATTGTGAAGGCGCGGGTGAACTTTTTAGCGTTACTAGTTTGGATTTAAAAAATATTCCCCGCACTGAAAATCAAGCAATAGATTACAGCCAAGACTTTTTTGCGAAACCAACATATTTAACAGTTAGCGGTCAATTAGAAGCCGAAATCATGGCGATGGCGTTTAGCAACGTCTACACATTTGGCCCTACCTTCCGTGCAGAAAATTCCAATACTTCGCGTCATTTAGCAGAATTTTGGATGGTTGAGCCAGAAATGGCTTTTTGTGATTTAGAAGGCGATATGGATTTAGCTGAGGCGTTTCTCAAACACATTTTTAAATATGTGTTGGAAACTTGCCCAGAAGATATGGAATTTTTCAATGAGCGTATTGATAATACTGTGTTGGCAACAGCCGAGAATATTATTAACAATGAATTTCAACGCTTAACTTACACAGAAGCGATCGCACTTTTAGAAAAAGCTGATGTCAAATTTGAATATCCTGTCAGTTGGGGCTTAGATTTACAATCAGAACACGAACGTTACCTGGCTGAACAAAAGTTTAAAAAACCAGTAATCGTCACAGATTATCCAGCGAAAATAAAAGCTTTTTATATGCGCTTGAACGACGATGAAAAAACCGTCCGCGCAATGGATATTCTCGCCCCAAAAATTGGCGAAATTATTGGTGGTTCCCAGAGAGAAGAACGCTTAGAAGTTCTAGAACGTCGCGTACTAGCCCAAGGGTTAAACCCAGAGGAGTTGTGGTGGTATCTAGATTTGCGTCGTTATGGTACTGTTCCTCACGCTGGTTTTGGTTTGGGTTTTGAAAGACTCGTGCAATTCATCACCGGAATGGCAAATATTCGTGATGTAATTCCCTTCCCGCGTACACCGCAAAGTGCTGAGTTTTAG
- a CDS encoding DUF6439 family protein: MPQSTQLPKTSQLNEFSTLELAQALMQRLSISPDDWHRLKSNRNSRANEQVAAALVYLLNNQPQEAQARLEQAVGWLDRSISAPPCPSHGNKGVVSGE; encoded by the coding sequence ATGCCTCAATCTACCCAGCTGCCGAAAACCAGTCAACTGAATGAATTTAGTACTTTAGAACTAGCCCAAGCCTTAATGCAAAGACTGAGCATTTCTCCTGACGATTGGCATCGCCTCAAGTCTAACCGCAATTCCCGCGCTAATGAACAAGTGGCAGCAGCTCTTGTTTATCTTTTAAACAATCAGCCACAAGAAGCCCAAGCGAGACTAGAACAAGCAGTTGGTTGGCTAGATCGTTCTATTTCTGCTCCTCCCTGTCCAAGTCACGGAAATAAGGGAGTAGTGAGTGGGGAGTAG